The following proteins are co-located in the Gordonia polyisoprenivorans genome:
- a CDS encoding BTAD domain-containing putative transcriptional regulator gives MTVSRAAVAHTLPEEDGGSEEFGVREYRVLGPLEMRRGRVAVDLGPPKQRAVLGALLLARGWVVTVDRLADTLWGEQPPVAATTSLQAYISNLRRALRNSGEASPIERVGAGYRIDLGTDVLDVAEFAELARSARIARDEGRWADALADSAAALDRWRGDLLGGELDDVDWVAAESAALDENLMATQEIHISALMAEGDIGGALGAIVTLRSREPLRDRGVWLHMAALYRAGRATEALEVYAEHQRVLDIELGLVPGSELVDLHGAILRHDPVIAAWPRPPHWSGAVTVTGPAGPEESATEESVSGQSVLGTGGEEGAASNAPMSGSIAREVPLVGRSAEIERIRTVFGAPGSPTRWLLLGGPPGIGKTRLAEEAARIGAETGSEVVWVRCPDAEGVPAWWPMRQLCRALGVDPAGVLSVPDGVDADTARFAVYDRVQTMLEQAASNQGLTVVVDDAQWADAMTLGLLTYLTTVLRDVPIALIVTARDGEGGHDLQRLRTAVARVGGVGIDIPTLGRSGVADLVRAVAAQDADAGELDADALDTLMRRTGGNPLFVTEFSRLPAAQRHSEAVPAAIRSVLDRRLATLDPAVLDVLGHAAVLGETIDAGLLATVMDRDVGDLADRIDEAIDERILVAAGGSARFAHALLREQALAGVRPLRRARLHLRVAEILSRRHTAGSTSRRAAHLLEALPVADPADVVAACRAAADEATAQWDSESAAHWLGAALRTHESAGLADREERDDLLIGMLAAQARAGHVETVLDGVGQRMQQAITEGATATVGRLASALIRAGGSWPWVGPHVDNETLQTLLDRAEIAVAADPSASARVVAASAIGQCYHKDASVPAGLLARADALATDLGDDDITADVWMARLITYSGVAEYAESSLALAERLRALPHTDQAVDEVIIDTALTMATMTLGDVDGTAALVRTAIVGSERLRLPILRAQLRWMEASLAVWHGDFATATHHFRTAVTVHQMTELYVAGTGTIALLALAAERGMLDDLADTGDRTPMEWARMIAADFTDDQVAILLAAGIAMIAGAEGDRELAEQMIVSWLADDRPMIWTSLCQAVLLAHVVADLELVEHAARFADYLTPYRSCIATLGQLGCIGSVGLALARVCFLLGRVEEGEAALAAARELSEREGGVPSVLRCRLLAAQRSPRSARRDAELAEIVETASRLEVTQVEAAARELLGEPDSPR, from the coding sequence ATGACCGTGTCGAGGGCCGCCGTGGCGCATACACTCCCGGAGGAAGACGGCGGGAGTGAGGAATTCGGCGTGCGCGAGTATCGGGTGCTCGGTCCCCTCGAGATGCGTCGTGGCCGCGTCGCCGTCGACCTCGGTCCGCCCAAACAACGTGCCGTGCTCGGGGCGCTGTTGCTCGCACGCGGCTGGGTGGTCACGGTGGATCGGCTCGCCGACACCCTGTGGGGCGAGCAGCCCCCCGTCGCCGCCACGACCAGTCTGCAGGCCTACATCTCGAATCTGCGGCGGGCGCTGCGCAACAGCGGTGAGGCGTCGCCCATCGAGCGTGTGGGGGCGGGTTACCGGATCGACCTCGGCACCGATGTCCTCGACGTCGCCGAGTTCGCCGAGCTGGCCCGCAGCGCGCGCATCGCTCGTGACGAGGGGCGGTGGGCGGACGCGCTCGCCGACTCGGCCGCCGCCCTGGATCGCTGGCGTGGTGACCTCCTCGGCGGTGAACTCGACGACGTCGACTGGGTCGCCGCCGAATCGGCCGCCCTCGACGAGAACCTGATGGCCACCCAGGAGATCCACATCAGCGCGCTGATGGCGGAGGGGGATATCGGTGGCGCCCTCGGCGCGATCGTCACCTTGAGATCGCGAGAACCGTTGCGTGACAGGGGCGTCTGGCTGCACATGGCCGCGCTCTACCGCGCCGGGCGGGCGACCGAGGCGCTGGAGGTCTACGCGGAGCACCAACGCGTCCTCGACATCGAGCTGGGCTTGGTCCCCGGATCCGAGCTCGTCGACCTGCACGGCGCAATCCTGCGACACGATCCGGTGATCGCCGCGTGGCCGCGGCCACCGCACTGGTCGGGGGCGGTGACGGTGACCGGTCCGGCCGGCCCCGAGGAATCGGCGACCGAGGAATCGGTGTCGGGACAGTCGGTGCTCGGGACCGGTGGCGAGGAGGGCGCCGCATCGAATGCACCGATGTCGGGATCGATCGCCCGTGAGGTTCCGCTGGTCGGTCGGTCAGCGGAGATCGAGCGTATCCGAACGGTTTTCGGCGCGCCGGGGTCACCGACCCGATGGCTGCTTCTCGGTGGGCCGCCGGGGATCGGCAAGACGCGGCTGGCCGAGGAGGCCGCGCGCATCGGCGCCGAGACCGGCTCGGAGGTGGTGTGGGTCCGGTGCCCCGACGCCGAGGGGGTGCCGGCCTGGTGGCCCATGCGGCAGCTGTGCCGGGCGCTGGGCGTCGACCCGGCGGGTGTGCTGTCGGTGCCCGACGGGGTCGACGCCGACACCGCACGGTTCGCGGTCTACGACCGCGTCCAGACCATGCTCGAACAGGCCGCGAGCAACCAAGGCCTGACCGTCGTCGTCGACGACGCCCAGTGGGCGGACGCGATGACGTTGGGTCTGCTCACGTACCTGACGACCGTCCTGCGAGACGTGCCGATCGCGCTGATCGTGACAGCGCGCGACGGTGAGGGCGGCCACGATCTGCAGCGGTTGCGCACCGCGGTGGCGCGGGTCGGGGGAGTCGGGATCGACATCCCGACACTCGGTCGGTCCGGGGTTGCCGACCTCGTGCGCGCGGTCGCCGCCCAGGACGCCGACGCCGGGGAGCTCGACGCCGACGCGCTCGACACGCTGATGCGTCGTACCGGCGGCAACCCGCTGTTCGTCACCGAGTTCTCGCGTCTGCCCGCCGCTCAGCGCCACAGCGAGGCGGTGCCGGCGGCGATCCGGTCGGTCCTCGACCGTCGTCTGGCCACCCTGGACCCGGCGGTCCTCGACGTTCTCGGTCACGCGGCGGTGCTCGGCGAGACCATCGACGCCGGATTGCTCGCGACCGTGATGGACCGCGACGTCGGTGACCTCGCCGACCGGATCGACGAGGCGATCGACGAACGCATCCTCGTCGCAGCGGGCGGTTCGGCACGATTCGCCCACGCCTTGCTACGAGAACAAGCACTCGCCGGTGTCCGACCGCTGCGCCGGGCACGACTCCACCTGCGGGTCGCCGAGATCCTGTCGCGGCGGCACACCGCGGGCTCGACATCGCGTCGAGCCGCACACCTGCTCGAGGCGCTACCCGTGGCCGATCCCGCCGACGTCGTCGCCGCATGCCGTGCGGCCGCCGACGAGGCCACCGCACAGTGGGATTCGGAGAGCGCGGCGCACTGGCTCGGCGCCGCCCTGCGCACCCACGAGTCGGCCGGGTTGGCCGACCGCGAGGAGCGCGACGACCTGTTGATCGGGATGCTCGCCGCCCAAGCCCGAGCCGGACACGTCGAGACGGTCCTCGACGGTGTCGGGCAGCGGATGCAGCAGGCCATCACCGAGGGCGCCACCGCCACCGTCGGGCGACTCGCGAGCGCTCTGATCCGCGCCGGCGGGTCGTGGCCGTGGGTGGGCCCACACGTCGACAACGAGACCCTGCAGACGCTCCTCGATCGCGCCGAGATCGCGGTGGCGGCCGATCCTTCCGCGTCGGCGCGGGTGGTCGCGGCGTCGGCGATCGGGCAGTGCTACCACAAGGACGCGTCGGTTCCGGCCGGGTTGCTCGCCCGGGCCGATGCCCTCGCCACGGACCTCGGTGACGACGACATCACCGCCGATGTCTGGATGGCCCGGCTGATCACCTACTCGGGGGTGGCCGAGTACGCGGAGTCCTCACTCGCGCTCGCCGAGCGCCTGCGGGCGCTGCCGCACACCGATCAGGCCGTCGACGAGGTCATCATCGACACCGCGCTGACCATGGCCACCATGACCCTCGGCGACGTCGACGGGACCGCGGCCCTGGTGCGCACGGCCATCGTCGGCAGCGAGCGCCTCCGATTACCGATCCTGCGCGCCCAATTGCGGTGGATGGAAGCATCATTGGCGGTGTGGCACGGCGACTTCGCCACCGCCACACACCACTTCCGCACGGCGGTGACCGTCCATCAGATGACCGAGCTGTACGTCGCGGGGACCGGCACCATTGCGCTGCTGGCGCTGGCCGCCGAACGCGGCATGCTCGACGACCTCGCCGACACCGGGGACCGTACGCCGATGGAGTGGGCGCGGATGATCGCCGCCGACTTCACCGACGACCAGGTCGCGATCCTGCTCGCGGCCGGGATCGCGATGATCGCCGGCGCCGAGGGCGACCGCGAACTCGCCGAGCAGATGATCGTGTCCTGGCTCGCCGACGATCGGCCGATGATCTGGACGTCGTTGTGCCAGGCGGTCCTGCTCGCCCATGTGGTGGCCGATCTCGAACTCGTCGAGCACGCGGCACGATTCGCCGACTACCTGACGCCGTACCGCTCGTGTATCGCGACGCTGGGCCAACTCGGCTGTATCGGCTCGGTCGGTCTGGCGTTGGCGCGTGTGTGTTTTCTCCTCGGTCGGGTCGAGGAGGGGGAGGCGGCGCTCGCCGCGGCACGGGAACTCTCGGAGCGCGAGGGTGGGGTGCCGTCGGTGTTGCGGTGCCGACTGCTGGCCGCGCAGCGCAGCCCGCGTTCGGCTCGCCGTGACGCCGAACTCGCCGAGATCGTCGAGACCGCGAGCCGGCTCGAGGTCACGCAGGTGGAGGCCGCGGCCCGGGAACTGCTCGGCGAGCCGGATTCGCCACGCTGA